AGCATATCAATATGCGGTATTAAATTGCAACATTAAAAAAATAGCTTTGTCATAATTCACCCCTAAAATTGTCATTTTCACAACAGCCAAAATCTTATATTCAGGTGTAATTTTGAACTATAAATTTAATAACAAAAAACTAACAATGACACAAGTAACAAAAATTACGGTAGAAGCAACAGCAAATGCTCCTGTAGCAGACGTTTGGAAAGCATGGAATACTCCAAGTGACATCATGCAATGGAATAGTGCTGATCCAAGCTGGCATAGCCCAAGTAGCGAAAATGACTTGAGAGTAGGCGGTAAATTCAAAAATAGAATGGAAGCCAAAGATGGAAGCTTCGGATTTGATTTCGAAGGTACGTATGATCAGGTGGAGCTCCATAAGCTAATCACATACACCATGCCTGATGGAAGAAAGGCGACTACTGTTTTTACAGCTAAAAATGGTCAAACCCATATAGAAACCACATTTGATGCGGAGACAGAAAATGCACCTGAATTTCAGAAACAAGGATGGCAAGCTATTCTTAACAATTTTGTAAAATATGTTGAATCAACTAATTCTTAAAACTTATTAACAATTATAAACATGAAAAAGATTAAAATCACTTTTTGGATAGCAACAGTCATTATTATCCTTTGGGAAGGTTTAATGCCAGTTGGCACCCTCCTATTTGCACCGCAGTATGCAAATGTAGGTACAAAGCCATTGGGATATCCGGACTATTTCGCTTATACACTTATCATATGTAAAGTACTGGGAGTTATAGCCATCTCGCTCCCAAAAATACCAGCAAAATTAAAGGAGTGGGCTTATGCAGGACTTACCTTTAACTTAATATTTGCATTTATCAGCCACGCGTGTGTGGATAAAAATATTGGATTTATGTTGATGCCATTGGTAGTACTTGGCATTCTTACTGTTTCTTATATCTATAACCATAAAATGTATACGAATGGCTAAGACAAATTATCAAACCATCGATGAATATCATCAGGCATTCAGCGGTGAAACATTAGCACGGATGCAGATCATTCGAAAAATCATCCATGAAACGGCTCCCGGCGCAACGGAAGCCATCAGCTATCAAATCCCTTGTTTTAAATATCATGGCTATTTGATATACTACTGCGCATTTCCGAAGCACATTTCTCTGTCCCATCCTTATAGTGAGGCTTTTTGGGAACATTTCAGAAATAACCTGGCTGAATATAAAACCAGTAAAGCGGTTATCCAGTTTCCGATGAACAAACCTTTGCCTGAAACGTTGATAAAGGAAATTATTGCTTTCCGAAAAAAAGAGAATGAGGAAAAGCAAGCAAATAAAAAGAAATAACTAATTGACTACAATTTAAATTTCAACACGATGGAAAATAATTCAGTTTCATTACACAGAGTAATTAAGGCCAGCCCGGAAAAAGTGTTTATGGCATTTTCAAATCCTTTAGCATATTCAACCTGGCTGCCGCCTTACGGTTTTCTATGTACTGTTCAGCAAATGGATTTTAAGGTAAATGGCAAGTATCATATGACATTTATTAATTTTAGCACCGGGAACGGACATTCTTTTGGTGGGACATTTTTGGATATCAAACCAAATGAATTAATTAAATACTCTGATACTTTTGATGATCCTGGCCTACCCGGGGAGATGACAACAACTGTTCAGCTCAAACAAGTTTCTTGTGGCACCGAAATTAATATATTACAGGAAGGAATCCCCTCAGTTATACCAACCGAAATGTGTTATTTAGGCTGGCAGGATTCTCTGGATAAATTGATAAAGCTCGTAGAGCCCGAAATTCCTGATGCTTAATTTATCTGCGATGAACAAATTTAGCAGCGCAGTTTTCATTACATTTTCTGGCAATTGCAGGAAAGCACTCACCCATTATCAAACTTGTTTTGGTGGGGCTCTGCAATTTGATGTTTTCGAAAAGAAATGGGAAGATTACACAGGAGTTCCTGTCGTTAGCGGATCGCTTGTTTCTGATAGCATAATTATTTATGGTTCCGATTTGGTACATAATGAGGGAAGGATACTTGGGAATTACCTGTCTATCTTTCTACGCTGTAAAAATGTAAACGATAGACGAGCGCTTATTGAAAAACTAAAATTCAATAAACAGAATCCGTTTGTTCAGAATGATGACAACCAAAAACTAATTGAAATAACGGATCCTTTTGATGTAAGGTGGGTATTAGGTATTTGAGCTCCTATGCTTACATAATTAACCTGAGTTCGGGTTAAGCAGCTAATAATAATTGCTTATCATTTGTTTTAAAAGCGATATTCAGAGAAGTTTTTTTAGGGAAGAAATGATAAGCACAAAGTACGCCCATTGTATTCATTAGGGAGTTATTGATCGAACGTTGACGGGCGTGCTGGAGCTTGAAGATATTTTTTAGTTCATCATTGACACATTCAATGTTTACCAAAGCAGATCTGAGAGTCGGCTTCTGAAGAAAACCTGTTATTTCTCTTGTCTTGCCTTACAACCTCTTTCGCTCTGGTATTTCCGATACGTGTATTTGAGTAGGAGTTTTATCCGTCTTCTATTTTGAGAAATATTTGTCAAAACAGAAATAAATCGTTAAATTGGTACATAAGCGTATCCTCCGGGAATTATTAAAAATCAGGGTAGTTCCATCCTTCGTTCATCCTTCGTTTAGAGATGCTTTAGAGATGTTTTAAAGAAGCTTTGAAGTTTTATTTATAAAAGCTTTCAGAATTAGGTGAAAGGCAAATTTTTTTCTTTTCTATGTAGGCGTAGCTTCTACTTATTAGTACATATTACGTCCAGAACTATAAGGGGAGGTTTATTGCTTTAAAAAAGGAGCCAATTGTAAAAAATATAAGGATTATCTATTGTTTAAAAAATATGATGATCTCACTATCAGCAAGTGAGGCCTTACGGTTTCTGGCTTTACAATTTCCCGCATTAAGCTTATGTTGGATGATCTCAAGTTCAAATTCTTTGCAGAAATCATCAACTTGAACGAAAATTTCGGTAATTTTAAAAGGAGTAAGCATATCAAGTTATAGTTTTAATTTGGTACCTAAATATAACAAAATACACCTACTTATTTGATAACCAGTTCTTTAACCTCTTCTTTATTCCTTAAAAAGACAGTTCTATTATCCCTAACTCACGTTAATTAGTATATTTTGAATGTGATCCATGACTAGCATTTAGATATCTTTTTTCCCCCCAGAAATTCCGATTGATCCGATTTTTGCGTAAACACAACATTTGGGATTGATCCCTTATTTATCAGAATACCAGCAAATTACAGGGCAAAAAAAATGGGACAAGTCTTTCTTTTTTAGACTTGTCCCAAGAAGTGAACCCGCTGGTACAGAACTCGAACTCTTTTTTGGAAGATTTAAGACGGTTGAATCAATTGAAAGACAGTCCATATCAGAATGATTTAGAGGTCAACCGACCTAAACCTAAACAGATGTCAAAGGTTCGAAAATTTTGATTTTAGTACTCTAACTTGTTACGTTGGGCTTCCTCGTCTTCTCTCTTTGCGTCCTCCAAATATCGTTGTTTCATGTGTTTAAAAATTTCAGCGACATTTGGGTATTTGTACTGGAAATCTGTCTCTAATTTTTCGAAGTAGCGGGCTTTTGCTCGCTCGATATTTCCTCCATCGTAAGGGCCTCTTGTGGTAGAACCTCTTTTGTTGAACATAGCCGTAGAATAACCACTTTTAATACTACGGGTATTTACCTCCTCAATGGTTTGAAATATTACCTCCTGTGGCCACTCAGGAATATTCTCGGGATATTGAGCCAATATCTTTCCAATTTCGGAATCGGCAGCTTCTAATCTATCAACTGCTTTTGCCAATTGTCTTACCTTAAGAACCCATTCTTGCAATGTTGTTGTATCGATGGATTTGTCTTCTTTCATACCCGGTATTTTTTTCCAAGAATGAAGTAAATGATAGGCTTGTTTCGCTCTGTTTTGGATAAAATCGTCGGAAATACCCTCCCTTTCTTTCTCCAGTACTGCTCTATCTTTTGGTAGATAAACCCATTTTAAAATTTCGATGAAAAATTCTGGATTGTTAGTCAGTTCTTCTTCCAAAACTTTAGGATTTCTTCTCGTACCATACGAATCTAAGATTGGTAGAAATAGCCATTCTAATTTAATTAGTGTGGATTTATCGATATCTTTTCGTTTATCAAGTTCTTCAAAAATCCGTTCAATCTCATATCCTTTAAATCGTGGTGCTTCATTCGACTCTTCTGTTCCCGACTTAAAAAGCATTTCGGAAAGAAGATTACTTGGTAGTTTTTCTATAAAGTGATTAGAAACATCAATAGCAGAAAAGAAACGCTTGTATTTTAGAAGCTTATTTATCCCAAACGTTATTTCGCTCTCGGACACTCCGTAAAAATTTGGGTTGACATTTTCCCAATATTCATTCTCAATTTCTTCATTCAAAGATGCAATGAAATCCCACAATTGTTGGTTTTGATTTAGTGGTATTAAAGCATTGGATATCGCTTTATTACTATAACCATGTTCTTGTAAATCCAAAATCAATGATTTCACCCAATTAAAGTCTTCATGGCGAGATTTTTGATAAATAAAATTATGAATAAAGCCTATGGTGCTTTTATCATCGTATAGGCATTCACAAACTTTTAAAACCTCGTCTTGAGTGGAAATGATGCCAGCTAAAGCACTACCTAAGTGCCACGGCTCTTTAACCTTTTTACGCAAATCTAATGTTCTACTTAAACCTAATTCCTCACGAAGAATAATTATAGCTTTTTCTCTTTCAGTATTAATACGGTTTTGCTGTTGTATATGTCGTTCCTTATAATCATTTTCCACATATTTAAATCCCTCGGGAAAGTCAGGCCAGTGGTCATTAAAGAGCCAAATATACTTGTTAATAATGTCCGTCGGCTGAAGTTTGTTATAAAGAGCTTCCAATCTAACCAACTCTGATCCAGGTAAAGCCCAATCCGTATCAGGATGAGACCTATGTTGATTTAATATCTTTCTTATGGATTCCCAAGATAAAAAATCTATCTGTTCAACATTTTCGTAAATACTTTCTGCCCATTCTAATACACGCTTTCTATCTTGTGAAGAGAGATTTGGAATTTCCTCTATGAGTTGCGCAAATTTCAATTCATCGTTATCGAAAATTGATATCAGCATTTCAATAACTTCGGAATGAGTTTTCCATATTTCTTCGTAGGTGTAACTTAAATTTATATTCTTATCAAATATACGCCAGCGCATCTTGTGAGTTGGGTGTGCAATACCGTGACGGTCAGGCAACATTCTTATCAAGAGAGACCAGCCCGACTTTTTTTCTTTTTCTGTAATATATCTCAAAACCTTCATTCTTTCATCAAATGAAGCAAGTGTTTGATAATGCCATGGTTTAAAGATTTCGGCTATACTGTTTGATGGTCTGTTAGACAGACGCCCCCCCGGGTCGAGCCGAGATAATGTGAGTAAAATCAAACTCGAATCCAATAAATATTCTGGCAACCAAGCCAAACTTTCAAGTGCCCATAACAATCCTGTATGATGACTCGTCTTATCAATGAACCCATCTTCCTCCATAAACATATCCATGATTTCAGGCTGTTTTTTGACTAAAGATTTGTTGACAGCATTCAGGAAACTTTCGGGTGATGCCTCTGCTATTAACGGTAATTCGTGGTCAACTGATATCCACATTTCTCCGCTTGCATTATCAAGTAAGTCAAATATTAAAGCATCAACAAAACTTTGAGGATTTTTTAGATTGGAAATTTTCACTTCGTTTAATCTTCCTATTAAAATTAAGGACTGAACCAACCCTTCTCGTGACCATGTAGAGTATTTTTTCCTTTTCGAAAAATATGCAGAAAAGCTGTTTTCATCTTCGGGTTCAATCGTTGGATTACCATTTTTAAATGCTAATCCAAAACATTCTTGAAGGTCTTCAAAATCTTTGGGAGTGAGAAAAGATGATAAATTTGTCCATAAATCCAACGGAGAAGTTAATCGCCAAGTCTCGCCAATTTGAATGATGGGAGATTCTTCAAAATTTTTCCATCTATTTAGCGTAACAACATATTCAGAATATTTTTGACCTGACAACTTTTCAATCAGTTCGATGTCACCGACAAAGGTTTCGTTCCATCTTCCAATTAGTAATGCAGGGATAATTTCACGAATGTTTTCGTTCTCCATCCATTTTGCTTTGTTATGAGGAAAGCCAAGAAGTTTTTTCAGGATAGTGATGTTTCTTCCCGCTTCTCGAGAAAACTTTTCGGCGTCAGTTTCGGGGATACCGCTATCGATTAAACATTTCACCTGGCCAAATTTGTCGATAATTGGCAAAGTGATTGTTTCTTGGTTAAACTCGTCATCAGCACCCAACGGAACTAAAACATGATGATTGTTAGAAACAGCAGAAAACATTGGTAATTTGTTATCGAAAGTTGGAATTAGAATAAGAGGTGACACAAAATTTGTTGATACTACTTTATAGGCCGCTTCAGAGTTAACAATTAATGTTCTTGAAAAAAAACGTTCTGATTCATTAATAGGAAAAAGCTTTGCTGCCGCAATGATAAACGCAATAGCTTCATTTTTTGATGCCGCTTTGACCGAGGTAATATTAGGGGTATCTTCGAGAAAGTTAAAAATATTTTCTTGCTCTCTTTCACGACCAGATGTAACTATCTGCGGCAACAATTCGATGCTTTTAAATTTTGACCAATACTTCCAAAACTGTTGCGCTGTGTCTATTCCATCAATTGGAGCCTTTCTTAAGTAATCTGCGAACCACATTGAGACCGAAACGGCAATATCAAGCCATTGTTCTAAATTTGATGAATCGTAGACTTTAACATCTTTCCAAAAGTTTTCAGCTCGCTTCGTGTTTATCCATTTTTCTTTTGCTTTCCAAAATCGAGGAGTAATAAAAACGAATACACTCTCTTTAGGATCATAACCTAAAGTGTCGGCTTTCCTTTTATTATAATCTTTATCGGCTTTTGTTTTGGGTTGTGTCTCTGTTCCAAACTCATATAATGAGATTCCTTTTGGAACATAAGCCGTATCCTCTTGACAAAATACCTCTCCGTCCCAACCGCCAATATAAGATGTACTTCCAGAAGGGAAATTGATTTGGGTACTTTTGGGTGTAGTAGCACGCACCAATAGTGAAATTAAATATGGGAAATCACTTTTCGACAAAGCTGTGTCTGCCCAATTTTCAATATCATTTCTTGTTACAAGTTTCATATATATAGTAGTAGATATTCTTTCTTTAATAATGTCATTGTGTATATGCAATATATTTTCTTAATCCCCTGATACGCAAACAAGAACGTATTTATGATGACTGAAAAATTCTCTGTGACAATTTACGAATTTTAAGCGTGATAAATATTTACAAAGTAACGCATTGAGTTGTAGCGATATCATTTATTGTGTTATTGACAAAAAATCTTCCCCTACTTCGTCCTGTCTCATGAAAAAACCTCAATACTAATCGTAAAATTTGGAGAGGCATATTGGCTTCATTTTAAACCATTGGTATTATGAGACATCTATTACACAAAATCGTCTCCGACATACAGAAACAGGAACGTAAATTGTCGGCGGAGGCTTCGAGTTTTATGGACGAGGCATACAGGATGACGGTCTATCTGAAAGAGGTTCTCGCAGACATCAAAGAAGATATTATAAACGAGGGCTTCACAACATTAGAAGACGAAATCCTTTTCTTTAAGCAGATAAAACCCTCCGTTCTTGGTAAGCTCATCTATTATAACAAAGTGTTTAGAATTGAAACTGCCTGCCCAGCAAGCAATGGAAATATGTATGAGAGCTATTTTGCCATGCACCTGCGTGAATTGAAACTGGAATATACCGAGCATGTCTGCAATTCCGATTTTTACCGCTATTACCGTTCGGGCAGAACTGACCGAGATGAACAATACTTTACTCTTGGCAAAATCAACTGCTATGACGGGCTGAACAGCTTTGTATTTGAAATCGACACCAAATTTTCGACCTACTTTGATTACAAAGTGGCGAAAATCATAGCCAACGAATTAATCTATAACTACCTAACGACAAAGCTAAGCCCCGAACAAAATCCCGATGTACTGCTACAACACGGAGAAACAAAAGACTTCTTTTGGACACAGACAAAAAATGCCCTTATCGAATTGGTTTATGCACTCTACGCCTGCGATGCCATTTCGCACGGGAAAATAGGCATCCGCAAAATCAGCATGGTATTCCAAATCCTGTTCCGTATCTCGCTGAACGACATCCATAACAGCTTCCACCGGATGAAAACCCGTGCAGGCTCACGGACGTTGTTTTTAGACCAACTCAAATACAGCTTAGAGGAATATATGGACAGGGAAGACAACTTGTAATTTTGTCTTCTCTTTCCATCAAAAAGGACAGCATCAATCGGTGCTGTTTTTTTTTGCCCGTTTGCCTATATGTGTCTATCGGCAAATCCATTGATTTGGATGCCGACCGATTGACCAAAAGTGCGAAAAGCTCCTAAAAACAGCACTTTACATGAATTGTAAAAAAATGAAAAAAGTGCCTTTTTGATAGACACGTATCGGAAGACAGCCTGCGCCAATCGCTCCAATTTTGTGGTGTTAGAAATCATTAAAAGTATTTGTTATGAACATCGACAGAATGGAATTTATCGCATGGATGGAACGTATAATGGAGCGTTTCGATATTTTGAAAGAGTACGTCCTAAACATCAAGAAAGAACGGCACAGCATAGACGGCGAGGAACTACTGGACAACCAAGACCTGCTCCTCATGCTGAAAATCAGCCACCGTTCCCTGCAACGATACCGCTCCACGGGCAAGCTACCGTATTACACCATTAGCGGAAAACTGTACTACAAACTATCTGATGTACACCAGTTCATCAGGGAAAGTTTCAAAGCACCTATACGGCGTACAAAAGAAAACCGATGACAAACCCTACCACGAAAAGACAGGTACGGCTATGCCGTACCTGCTTCGCCTACTTTCGGGCAATATAATCTTTAAATAATCAATATCATGAGCGAACAGACAATTGAAAATCCACAGCAATATCCCGAACAGCTTTCGGATGTGCTGTTGGTGATGGACAAGGAAAAAAAGAAAATCCAAGCGGTCACGGGTGTTGACGAAAACGGCAATCTGAAAACCGTTGATGCCACCAAGAAGAACCAAAGCCAATTTATGCGGGTTGAGAGAGCCGGAGATTTATTTACAAATTTCTTCTCCAACTTTTGGCGACAGCTTAAAGACCCGACCCATTTTTCATTCTTCAAAGTACCTGCAAAGGAAGCGGTCGAAACCGCCAAAGAAATGCAGAAACAGGTCGATGCCCCCACCAAAGAGGGCGAGGCTGTCATGGCAAAGCATGAGGTCAAAGAGCCAAAGGAGCAACAACAGGAAACCAAAAAGGATGTGGAAGCACCACAGGCGACACCGGAAGCGCAGCAATCACAGGAGAAGAACGAATACCGCTATAAGGCGGAAGATGTGGACTGGAATTATTTAGCGCAATTTGGGATAAACAAAGAGAGGCTTGAAAAAGACGGGCAATTGGATTTGCTGTTAAAGGGCTACAAGACCAATAAGGTATATCCCACAAGTGTCAATTTCGGTACGGTTGTCATGCGCTCGGATGCAAGGCTCGGTTTCAAAGACGGTGAAGACGGAAAACCTGTACTTATGATGTACGGTGTACGCCATGAACCCAACCTTAAACCCCCTTTCTTTGGTCACGAGTTTACCAAAGAGGACAGGGAAAACCTGCTCAAAACCGGAAACATGGGGCGTGTGGTGGAATTGACCAACCGCAAGACAGGCGAAAAGATACCGTCCATTATCAGTATCGACCACCTAACGAACGAAGTTATCGCATTCCGGCAGGACAGGATAAAAGTACCCGATGAGATTAAGGGCGTAAAGTTGACCGAAGACCAAAAACGGGATTTAAAAGATGGGAAAGCCATTTATTTAGAGGGGTTGGATTTTAAGAACAGTACGAACAAAAATGCCCATGTACAGTTCAACGCCGACAAAAAATATCCAGAGTACCTTTTTGGCGATAAAGCCCCCAAACAGACACAGGAAAACGACCCGAAAATATTCCGCAACAAAGTGTTTTCGGATGAACAGTACAAGCAACTCACCGAGGGCAAGACGATTTATGTTTCGGATTTCAAGGACGGAAAAGGAAACCCGTATAAAGGCTACGTTACGCTGAACAAAGAAACAGGGGGTTATAATTTCAGCTTTAAAAACCCCAATGCGCTGAAAAATAAGGTACAGCCTGCCGAAGCGCACAAAACACAGGTTGCCGTAAACTCCAACGGAAAAACCAACGAAGCGACCAAACACGTCAACGAGCCTCTGAAACCGGAACAACAAACGCCGAAAAATAAAACTCAACAGCAACGGCAAAATGACCCCAACCGTCCGGCTAAATCCAGAGGGGTAAGAAGATAATACCATCAAAAAACATTTTTCTTTGGAAATCCCCTTTCACAGAATACGAATGGGGTTCTCAAAGAGAAATGTCCATCATATAATCCATTAAAAGAGATAGTATCATGAAAGCAATCATTGCAGAAAAGCCAAGTGTGGCGAGGGAAATAGCTACCCTGTTGGGAGCGACCGAAAAACGGGATGGCTACCTAACAGGGAACGGCTATGAAGTTACGTGGGCATTGGGGCATCTGGTCGGACTGGCGATGCCCGAAGATTACGGGGTATCGGGCTTCCAAAGGGAAG
This genomic interval from Pseudopedobacter saltans DSM 12145 contains the following:
- a CDS encoding SRPBCC family protein; translated protein: MTQVTKITVEATANAPVADVWKAWNTPSDIMQWNSADPSWHSPSSENDLRVGGKFKNRMEAKDGSFGFDFEGTYDQVELHKLITYTMPDGRKATTVFTAKNGQTHIETTFDAETENAPEFQKQGWQAILNNFVKYVESTNS
- a CDS encoding DoxX family protein, translating into MKKIKITFWIATVIIILWEGLMPVGTLLFAPQYANVGTKPLGYPDYFAYTLIICKVLGVIAISLPKIPAKLKEWAYAGLTFNLIFAFISHACVDKNIGFMLMPLVVLGILTVSYIYNHKMYTNG
- a CDS encoding iron chaperone, whose product is MAKTNYQTIDEYHQAFSGETLARMQIIRKIIHETAPGATEAISYQIPCFKYHGYLIYYCAFPKHISLSHPYSEAFWEHFRNNLAEYKTSKAVIQFPMNKPLPETLIKEIIAFRKKENEEKQANKKK
- a CDS encoding SRPBCC family protein; protein product: MENNSVSLHRVIKASPEKVFMAFSNPLAYSTWLPPYGFLCTVQQMDFKVNGKYHMTFINFSTGNGHSFGGTFLDIKPNELIKYSDTFDDPGLPGEMTTTVQLKQVSCGTEINILQEGIPSVIPTEMCYLGWQDSLDKLIKLVEPEIPDA
- a CDS encoding VOC family protein is translated as MNKFSSAVFITFSGNCRKALTHYQTCFGGALQFDVFEKKWEDYTGVPVVSGSLVSDSIIIYGSDLVHNEGRILGNYLSIFLRCKNVNDRRALIEKLKFNKQNPFVQNDDNQKLIEITDPFDVRWVLGI
- a CDS encoding RteC domain-containing protein — its product is MRHLLHKIVSDIQKQERKLSAEASSFMDEAYRMTVYLKEVLADIKEDIINEGFTTLEDEILFFKQIKPSVLGKLIYYNKVFRIETACPASNGNMYESYFAMHLRELKLEYTEHVCNSDFYRYYRSGRTDRDEQYFTLGKINCYDGLNSFVFEIDTKFSTYFDYKVAKIIANELIYNYLTTKLSPEQNPDVLLQHGETKDFFWTQTKNALIELVYALYACDAISHGKIGIRKISMVFQILFRISLNDIHNSFHRMKTRAGSRTLFLDQLKYSLEEYMDREDNL
- a CDS encoding helix-turn-helix domain-containing protein yields the protein MNIDRMEFIAWMERIMERFDILKEYVLNIKKERHSIDGEELLDNQDLLLMLKISHRSLQRYRSTGKLPYYTISGKLYYKLSDVHQFIRESFKAPIRRTKENR
- a CDS encoding DUF4099 domain-containing protein; translation: MSEQTIENPQQYPEQLSDVLLVMDKEKKKIQAVTGVDENGNLKTVDATKKNQSQFMRVERAGDLFTNFFSNFWRQLKDPTHFSFFKVPAKEAVETAKEMQKQVDAPTKEGEAVMAKHEVKEPKEQQQETKKDVEAPQATPEAQQSQEKNEYRYKAEDVDWNYLAQFGINKERLEKDGQLDLLLKGYKTNKVYPTSVNFGTVVMRSDARLGFKDGEDGKPVLMMYGVRHEPNLKPPFFGHEFTKEDRENLLKTGNMGRVVELTNRKTGEKIPSIISIDHLTNEVIAFRQDRIKVPDEIKGVKLTEDQKRDLKDGKAIYLEGLDFKNSTNKNAHVQFNADKKYPEYLFGDKAPKQTQENDPKIFRNKVFSDEQYKQLTEGKTIYVSDFKDGKGNPYKGYVTLNKETGGYNFSFKNPNALKNKVQPAEAHKTQVAVNSNGKTNEATKHVNEPLKPEQQTPKNKTQQQRQNDPNRPAKSRGVRR